The Kordia sp. SMS9 genome window below encodes:
- the mraY gene encoding phospho-N-acetylmuramoyl-pentapeptide-transferase, with protein MLYYLFEYLEKQYQFPGASLFGYLSFRAAMAVIFSLLISMIFGKRIINYLRSKQIGETVRDLGLAGQKEKAGTPTMGGVIIILATLVPVLLFAKLENIYIILLIVTTIWMGIIGFIDDYIKKFKNDKKGLKGKFKVLGQVGLGIIVGATLFFHQDVTIREELPVVKQQQILQSNTAPAEKFGEEKRSTKTTIPFVKDNEFDYADLITWINPNLEKYAWVIFILITIVIVTGVSNGANLTDGIDGLAAGTSVIIVLTLGIFAWISGNLIFSEYLNVMYIPRAGEITIYIAAFVGALIGFLWYNTYPAQVFMGDTGSLTIGGIIAVIAIAIRKEWLIPILCGVFVAENLSVIMQVSYFKYTRKKFGEGRRIFKMSPLHHHYQKLGYHESKIVTRFWIIGILLAILTIVTLKLR; from the coding sequence ATGTTATACTACTTATTTGAATATCTCGAAAAGCAATACCAGTTTCCTGGAGCTTCTCTGTTTGGCTATCTGAGTTTCAGAGCGGCAATGGCAGTGATTTTTTCGTTGTTAATTTCTATGATTTTTGGAAAAAGAATTATCAATTATTTGCGCTCGAAACAAATTGGTGAAACGGTGCGCGATTTAGGATTGGCAGGGCAAAAAGAAAAAGCAGGAACGCCAACCATGGGAGGAGTCATCATCATTTTGGCAACCTTGGTTCCGGTATTACTTTTTGCAAAACTAGAAAACATTTACATCATCTTGCTTATAGTAACGACCATTTGGATGGGAATTATTGGTTTTATAGATGATTACATTAAGAAATTTAAAAACGATAAAAAAGGACTCAAAGGAAAGTTCAAAGTATTAGGACAAGTAGGATTGGGAATTATAGTAGGTGCAACGTTGTTCTTTCATCAAGATGTAACCATTAGAGAAGAATTGCCTGTGGTGAAGCAGCAACAAATATTGCAAAGTAATACAGCGCCTGCGGAAAAATTTGGAGAAGAAAAACGTTCAACGAAAACCACGATTCCTTTTGTAAAAGACAATGAGTTCGATTATGCAGATTTAATTACATGGATTAATCCTAATCTAGAAAAATATGCCTGGGTGATTTTTATTCTTATTACGATAGTTATTGTAACAGGCGTTTCAAATGGAGCAAACCTAACCGACGGAATTGATGGACTCGCTGCAGGAACTTCGGTCATCATTGTACTTACTCTGGGAATATTTGCATGGATTTCGGGGAACCTAATCTTCTCGGAATACTTGAATGTCATGTACATTCCAAGAGCGGGAGAAATCACGATATACATTGCTGCATTTGTCGGAGCATTAATTGGATTTCTTTGGTATAACACCTATCCAGCGCAAGTATTTATGGGCGATACAGGAAGCCTAACCATTGGAGGAATCATTGCGGTTATTGCAATTGCAATTCGTAAAGAATGGTTAATTCCAATCCTTTGTGGGGTTTTTGTAGCGGAAAACTTATCGGTGATCATGCAAGTAAGTTACTTTAAATACACACGAAAGAAATTTGGAGAAGGAAGACGGATATTCAAAATGTCACCATTACATCATCACTATCAAAAGCTAGGATATCACGAAAGTAAAATTGTCACCAGATTTTGGATTATCGGAATCTTACTTGCAATTCTTACAATAGTAACATTAAAGCTGAGATAA
- the murD gene encoding UDP-N-acetylmuramoyl-L-alanine--D-glutamate ligase, translated as MQQKQRLVILGAGESGVGTAILGKQQGYEVFVSDKSAIKAHYKNVLNQFEIDWEEKQHTEAKIFNANIVMKSPGIPDAIPLVKSLRERGISVISEIEFAVQFTNATMIGITGSNGKTTTTMLTHHVLKEGGLNVGVAGNMGASFAKQVAEENYDQYVLELSSFQLDGIVDFKPHIAIITSITPDHLDRYDYKFENYIASKFRIAMNQTKEDYLIYDADNEVIVNGLKTHKVKSTLIPFSLKNKQENGAYIQDKNIILTIQNKTITMPTDSLALEGQHNVKNAMAASAVAQLLNIRKQTIRESMSGFQGVEHRLEKVLKIQNVQYINDSKATNINATYYALESMTTQTVWIVGGVDKGNDYSDLLPLVHEKVKAIICLGVDNSKIIESFGGVTDLMVETTSMSEAVKIAHKIAEKGNNVLLSPACASFDLFENYEERGKQFKAAVRNL; from the coding sequence GTGCAACAAAAACAACGATTGGTCATATTGGGCGCAGGAGAAAGCGGCGTAGGAACTGCCATCTTGGGAAAACAGCAAGGATATGAAGTATTTGTTTCGGACAAATCAGCCATCAAAGCGCATTACAAAAACGTTCTGAATCAGTTTGAAATAGATTGGGAAGAAAAGCAACATACAGAAGCAAAAATTTTCAATGCCAATATCGTGATGAAAAGTCCAGGCATTCCAGATGCGATTCCGTTGGTGAAATCGCTTCGTGAACGAGGAATTTCAGTGATTTCGGAAATCGAATTTGCAGTACAGTTCACAAATGCAACCATGATAGGAATCACAGGAAGCAACGGAAAAACCACCACAACGATGTTAACGCATCATGTGTTAAAAGAAGGCGGATTGAATGTAGGAGTGGCAGGAAATATGGGCGCAAGTTTTGCCAAGCAAGTGGCGGAAGAAAACTATGATCAATATGTGTTGGAATTAAGCAGCTTTCAACTCGATGGAATTGTAGATTTTAAACCACACATTGCCATCATCACAAGCATTACGCCCGATCATTTAGATCGATATGACTATAAGTTTGAAAACTACATCGCTTCCAAATTTAGAATAGCGATGAACCAAACAAAAGAAGATTATCTCATCTATGACGCCGACAATGAAGTCATCGTCAATGGATTGAAAACGCACAAAGTAAAATCGACTTTAATACCATTTTCACTCAAAAACAAACAAGAAAATGGTGCATATATACAAGACAAAAACATAATACTAACAATACAAAATAAGACAATTACTATGCCGACGGACTCGCTAGCACTAGAAGGACAACACAACGTAAAAAACGCAATGGCAGCATCTGCAGTAGCACAACTATTAAACATTCGGAAGCAAACCATACGTGAAAGTATGTCAGGATTTCAAGGTGTCGAACATCGTTTGGAAAAAGTATTGAAAATCCAAAATGTACAATACATCAACGATTCCAAAGCTACGAATATCAACGCTACGTATTACGCTTTAGAAAGTATGACAACGCAAACCGTTTGGATTGTGGGAGGTGTTGACAAAGGAAACGATTACTCAGATTTACTGCCGTTGGTGCACGAAAAAGTAAAAGCGATCATTTGCTTAGGAGTAGACAACTCTAAAATCATAGAATCGTTTGGTGGCGTTACCGATTTAATGGTAGAAACGACTTCCATGAGTGAAGCGGTGAAAATAGCACACAAAATTGCTGAAAAAGGAAACAATGTATTGTTATCGCCAGCCTGTGCAAGTTTTGATTTATTTGAAAACTATGAAGAACGTGGAAAACAATTCAAAGCTGCGGTAAGAAATCTGTAA
- a CDS encoding FtsW/RodA/SpoVE family cell cycle protein, which produces MNTIFKNIKGDRALWAVVALLALFSFLPVYSASSNLAYLYGDGNTLKFLVKHASHLFLGFAIIYGVHRMPYHYFKGLSLIMLPIVLFFLIYTLAQGNTIGGANASRWMRIPFVGLKFQTSTLASVILMMYVARYLSKIENKVVTFKETILPLWVPVFLVVGLILPANFSTTAIIFSMVLMLCFLGGYPWKYLLLVVGSGIVGLALFITIGRAIPGPIQVKIQTWENRVSNYWNPDEEEKKKNKGNYQIERAKIAIASGGIVGVGAGKSVMKNLLPQSSSDFIYAIIVEEYGLVGGLSLLFLYLLLLFRIVIVAHKADTIFGKLLAIGVGLPIVFQALINMAVAVELFPVTGQTLPLISSGGTSIWMTCLAIGIVLSVSKKREEILEQKEKDENPLAVLSEAL; this is translated from the coding sequence ATGAACACCATCTTTAAAAACATAAAAGGAGATAGAGCGCTTTGGGCAGTAGTTGCCTTACTAGCGCTATTCTCGTTTTTACCTGTATACAGCGCCAGCAGTAATTTGGCGTACTTATACGGAGATGGAAATACCCTAAAATTCTTAGTAAAACACGCTTCGCATTTATTCTTAGGATTTGCTATCATATACGGTGTGCATCGAATGCCGTATCACTATTTCAAAGGTTTGTCGCTCATTATGTTGCCCATTGTATTGTTCTTTCTAATCTATACGTTAGCCCAAGGAAACACCATTGGTGGCGCCAATGCGAGTCGTTGGATGCGCATTCCGTTTGTGGGACTCAAATTTCAAACGTCCACCTTGGCAAGTGTAATATTGATGATGTATGTGGCACGATATCTGTCGAAAATTGAAAACAAAGTCGTTACGTTCAAAGAAACCATTTTACCTCTTTGGGTGCCTGTGTTTCTAGTCGTCGGATTGATATTACCAGCAAACTTTTCCACGACTGCGATCATCTTTTCCATGGTATTAATGTTGTGTTTTTTGGGCGGTTATCCGTGGAAATATCTCTTACTCGTAGTAGGATCTGGAATTGTGGGATTGGCTTTGTTTATTACGATTGGAAGAGCGATTCCAGGACCGATTCAAGTAAAAATACAAACCTGGGAAAATCGTGTGTCCAACTATTGGAATCCAGATGAAGAAGAAAAAAAGAAAAACAAAGGAAACTATCAAATCGAAAGAGCAAAAATCGCGATTGCTAGTGGCGGAATTGTAGGTGTAGGCGCAGGGAAAAGTGTAATGAAGAACCTATTGCCGCAAAGTTCATCGGACTTTATTTACGCGATCATCGTAGAAGAATACGGTTTAGTGGGCGGTTTGTCGTTGCTATTTCTGTATTTACTATTGCTATTTCGGATTGTCATTGTGGCGCACAAGGCAGATACGATCTTTGGAAAATTACTCGCCATCGGTGTCGGATTGCCCATCGTGTTTCAAGCATTAATCAACATGGCAGTTGCGGTCGAATTATTTCCAGTCACAGGACAAACCTTACCATTAATCAGTAGTGGAGGAACGTCTATATGGATGACCTGTTTAGCGATAGGAATTGTATTAAGTGTCAGTAAAAAACGAGAAGAAATTTTAGAACAAAAAGAAAAAGACGAAAATCCGTTGGCGGTGTTGAGTGAAGCACTTTGA
- a CDS encoding four helix bundle protein, which produces MKEILKNRTKRFASDCWKLCSKFPISREYNAYCNQLIRCSSSVGANCRAKSKADFIYKLKIVEEEADESMYFLELFSEITDKEKMK; this is translated from the coding sequence ATGAAAGAGATTTTGAAAAATAGAACTAAAAGGTTTGCTTCAGATTGTTGGAAACTGTGTTCTAAATTTCCAATCTCAAGAGAGTATAATGCGTATTGTAATCAATTGATACGATGTTCATCATCAGTTGGAGCTAATTGTAGAGCTAAATCAAAAGCTGACTTTATATATAAATTAAAAATCGTAGAAGAAGAAGCAGACGAGAGCATGTATTTTTTGGAATTATTTTCTGAGATAACAGATAAAGAAAAAATGAAATAA
- the murG gene encoding undecaprenyldiphospho-muramoylpentapeptide beta-N-acetylglucosaminyltransferase: MNKQSYKIILSGGGTGGHIYPAIAIANELKKRYPESEFLFVGAKDRMEMEKVPQAGYKIEGLWISGLQRKLTLKNMMFPFKLISSLWKSRKIVKKFKPDVVIGTGGFASGPLLKVASGKKVPALIQEQNSYAGKTNKWLAKQVQKICVAYDDMERFFPNGKIIKTGNPVRQDLLEITSKRAEAITFFQLKENTKTVLIIGGSLGARRINQLIEAELDFFKAQNVQLIWQCGKFYYDQYKKYDALEHVQVHQFVNKMDLAYAAADVVISRAGASSVSELCIVGKPVIFIPSPNVAEDHQTKNALAITEKEAGILIRERELDEKFEKEFTALIQSEQKQTELGQKIKELALPDATQRIVDEVEKLLKN, encoded by the coding sequence ATGAACAAGCAATCCTACAAAATAATCCTATCAGGTGGCGGAACAGGAGGACATATCTATCCTGCGATTGCGATTGCGAACGAATTAAAAAAACGCTATCCCGAATCCGAATTCCTATTTGTAGGAGCGAAAGACCGAATGGAAATGGAAAAAGTACCACAAGCGGGTTACAAGATTGAAGGTTTGTGGATTTCAGGATTGCAACGAAAATTGACATTAAAAAACATGATGTTTCCGTTCAAACTCATCAGTAGTTTGTGGAAATCGCGAAAAATTGTCAAAAAATTCAAGCCAGATGTAGTTATTGGTACAGGCGGATTTGCAAGTGGACCATTATTAAAAGTAGCTTCTGGGAAAAAAGTGCCTGCGTTAATTCAAGAACAGAATTCCTATGCAGGAAAAACAAACAAATGGTTAGCGAAGCAAGTACAGAAAATTTGTGTGGCGTATGATGACATGGAACGTTTCTTCCCAAACGGAAAAATTATAAAAACAGGAAATCCTGTACGACAAGATTTATTAGAAATCACTAGTAAAAGAGCAGAAGCAATAACGTTTTTTCAATTAAAAGAAAACACAAAAACTGTTTTGATTATTGGCGGAAGTTTGGGCGCACGGAGAATCAATCAACTCATAGAAGCTGAGCTAGACTTCTTCAAAGCACAAAACGTACAACTAATTTGGCAATGCGGAAAGTTCTATTACGATCAGTATAAAAAATACGACGCATTGGAACATGTGCAAGTGCATCAATTTGTCAATAAAATGGATTTGGCGTACGCTGCGGCAGATGTTGTCATTTCTAGAGCTGGCGCAAGTTCAGTATCAGAATTATGCATCGTAGGAAAACCTGTGATTTTCATTCCGTCGCCAAATGTAGCTGAAGATCATCAAACTAAAAATGCATTGGCAATCACAGAAAAAGAAGCGGGAATTTTAATTCGTGAACGTGAACTAGACGAAAAGTTTGAAAAAGAATTTACAGCGTTGATTCAGTCAGAACAAAAACAAACTGAATTAGGTCAAAAAATAAAGGAATTAGCATTACCAGACGCAACACAAAGAATTGTTGATGAAGTAGAAAAATTATTGAAAAATTAA
- the murC gene encoding UDP-N-acetylmuramate--L-alanine ligase, producing the protein MNLKNIHNVYFVGIGGIGMSALARYFKFNNKNVAGYDRVKTDITDGLEALDIQVSTKDDVSEIPRVYLNKENTIIIYTPAVPNSHTELTYFREYDFAIYKRAEVLGLITKDTFCLGVAGTHGKTTTSSILGHLLAESGADVTAFLGGIAENYNSNLILKGNEITVVEADEFDRSFLQLSPDIACITSTDADHLDIYGEKEALLDSFVEFTKCIKPSGKLFVQEDITLDGITYGFKETSNYHIKNIHIQYGAYVFDIVTPKKIIEDVQFHLPGRHNLLNGLVAFAMADIIGTPTDRLAKALGTFLGVKRRFSYQIKTEDFVFIDDYAHHPTELNALHQAVREMYPGKKVTAIFQPHLFSRTRDFADEFAESLAQFDAVILLEIYPAREIPIAGITSNWLLGKIKNDQKQLIAKEHLIDHVANIDTDVLLTVGAGDIGAEVEKIKNILTVES; encoded by the coding sequence GTGAACTTAAAAAACATACATAACGTTTATTTTGTAGGCATCGGCGGCATCGGCATGTCTGCGTTGGCACGCTATTTCAAATTCAACAACAAAAACGTAGCGGGATACGATCGTGTAAAAACCGACATCACGGACGGTTTGGAAGCCTTGGATATTCAAGTATCTACCAAAGATGATGTTTCTGAAATTCCAAGAGTATATCTCAACAAAGAAAACACGATTATCATTTACACACCAGCAGTTCCAAATTCACATACAGAATTGACCTATTTCCGTGAGTACGATTTTGCTATATACAAAAGAGCGGAAGTTTTGGGACTGATCACGAAAGATACCTTTTGTTTGGGCGTGGCAGGAACGCATGGAAAAACCACCACATCTAGCATTTTGGGACATTTATTAGCAGAATCAGGAGCAGATGTTACGGCTTTTTTAGGTGGAATTGCAGAAAATTACAACTCCAACCTAATTCTAAAAGGAAACGAAATTACGGTGGTAGAAGCAGATGAATTCGATCGATCGTTTTTACAACTTTCGCCAGATATCGCTTGCATCACATCCACGGATGCGGATCATTTGGACATTTATGGTGAAAAAGAAGCGTTATTGGATTCGTTTGTGGAATTCACCAAATGCATCAAGCCAAGCGGAAAATTATTTGTGCAGGAAGATATTACGTTAGATGGAATCACGTATGGATTCAAAGAAACATCGAACTATCACATTAAAAACATACACATACAATATGGAGCGTATGTGTTTGATATTGTAACGCCCAAAAAAATCATTGAAGACGTGCAATTTCATTTACCCGGACGACACAATCTGTTAAACGGTCTAGTAGCTTTCGCGATGGCGGATATCATAGGAACCCCAACCGACCGCCTCGCCAAAGCTTTGGGTACATTTTTAGGAGTAAAACGTAGATTTTCGTATCAAATAAAAACAGAAGATTTTGTTTTTATTGACGATTATGCGCATCATCCGACGGAACTCAACGCCTTACATCAAGCGGTTCGTGAGATGTATCCAGGAAAAAAAGTAACGGCGATATTTCAACCGCATCTTTTTAGCAGAACGCGTGATTTTGCCGATGAATTTGCGGAAAGTTTAGCGCAGTTTGATGCAGTTATTCTCTTAGAGATTTATCCCGCAAGGGAAATACCAATAGCAGGAATTACCTCTAATTGGTTATTGGGAAAAATAAAAAACGATCAAAAACAATTGATTGCCAAAGAACATTTAATCGATCATGTTGCCAATATTGACACAGATGTGTTGTTAACTGTTGGCGCAGGCGATATAGGAGCAGAAGTAGAAAAAATTAAAAATATATTGACCGTTGAAAGTTAA
- a CDS encoding cell division protein FtsQ/DivIB, translated as MIAIVIFLYAFSAHRNAARVIENPDVKFLEREQDFITRAMVNKLLIQNKDSVTNIRKEQLDLDVLEERLRANEMIQDAEVYLSVNGTLGAKIKQRTPIARIATKNSYYIDSEGKAMPLSTVSAARVPFVEGKVNKKELKNIYVLANYIAEDDFLKKNVISIIQNDNKTFNLKLRTNDFVVQFGNIKNIEKKVNNLKAFYKKATKDKTLNDYAKVDLKFTNQVVCTKK; from the coding sequence ATGATTGCAATAGTGATCTTTCTATATGCCTTTTCGGCGCATAGAAATGCCGCGCGTGTCATTGAAAATCCGGACGTAAAATTTCTGGAAAGAGAGCAAGATTTCATCACCAGAGCGATGGTTAATAAATTGTTAATACAAAATAAGGATAGTGTTACGAACATACGAAAAGAACAACTAGATTTGGATGTTCTAGAGGAACGTTTACGCGCGAATGAAATGATTCAAGATGCAGAAGTGTATCTGTCTGTAAATGGGACTCTTGGTGCTAAAATTAAACAGCGAACACCGATAGCTCGTATCGCAACAAAAAACTCTTATTATATCGATTCTGAAGGGAAAGCTATGCCTTTGTCTACAGTTTCTGCTGCTCGTGTTCCATTTGTGGAAGGGAAAGTGAATAAAAAAGAGTTAAAAAACATATACGTGCTTGCCAACTATATTGCGGAAGATGACTTCTTAAAAAAGAATGTGATCTCCATCATACAAAACGATAACAAAACATTCAATCTGAAGTTAAGAACGAATGATTTTGTCGTGCAGTTTGGCAACATAAAAAATATAGAGAAGAAGGTGAATAATTTGAAAGCGTTTTACAAAAAGGCAACCAAAGATAAAACGTTGAATGATTATGCAAAAGTTGATTTAAAATTTACCAATCAAGTAGTGTGCACCAAAAAATAA
- the ftsA gene encoding cell division protein FtsA — MENNNIAVGLDIGTTKIVAMIGRENEYGKLEILGVGKSKSLGVHRGVVNNITQTIQSIQQAVQGAESDSGDYKITEVVVGIAGQHIRSLQHSDYITRNNADEVINEADIDLLINQVYKLVMLPGEEIIHVLPQEYKVDGQAEIKEPIGMYGGRLEANFHVVVGQVSSIRNIGRCVKSSGLDLANITLEPLASANAVLSQEEKEAGVALIDIGGGTTDLAIFKDGIIRHTAVIPFGGNVITEDIKEGCSIIEKQAELLKIKFGSAWPGENKDNEIVSIPGLRGREPKEITLKNLSKIIHARVVEIVEQAYLEIKNYGHEEQKKKLIAGIVLTGGGSQLNHLKQLVEYITGMDTRIGYPNEHLAGDSDPDMASPLYATAVGLVMNAIENQSKFVVEEEVVESPTETISKAESATEDNTETTNTSAPKPSEPKKERKSIFEKWADKLKDFLDNAE, encoded by the coding sequence ATGGAAAACAATAACATCGCAGTAGGATTAGACATAGGAACCACAAAAATTGTGGCAATGATTGGGCGAGAAAATGAATACGGGAAGCTCGAAATTCTTGGAGTAGGAAAATCCAAGAGTCTCGGTGTGCATCGTGGTGTCGTAAATAATATTACACAAACCATTCAATCCATACAGCAAGCTGTGCAAGGCGCGGAAAGTGATTCTGGTGATTATAAAATAACGGAAGTTGTAGTGGGAATCGCAGGGCAACACATTCGCAGTTTGCAACACAGCGATTACATAACGCGAAACAATGCCGATGAAGTGATTAATGAAGCAGATATTGACTTATTGATCAACCAAGTATACAAATTAGTGATGTTGCCTGGGGAAGAAATTATTCATGTGCTTCCGCAAGAATACAAAGTAGATGGGCAAGCTGAAATTAAAGAACCCATCGGAATGTACGGCGGACGCTTAGAAGCAAATTTTCACGTAGTTGTGGGACAAGTTTCTTCTATTCGTAACATTGGTCGTTGTGTAAAAAGCTCTGGTTTAGATTTGGCAAATATCACACTAGAACCGTTAGCTTCTGCCAACGCCGTGTTGAGTCAGGAAGAAAAAGAAGCTGGCGTTGCATTGATTGATATTGGAGGTGGAACCACAGATTTGGCGATTTTTAAAGACGGAATCATTCGCCATACGGCAGTCATTCCATTTGGAGGAAATGTCATCACAGAAGATATAAAAGAAGGTTGCTCCATTATAGAAAAACAAGCAGAATTGCTCAAAATAAAATTTGGATCGGCTTGGCCAGGAGAAAATAAGGACAACGAAATTGTGTCCATTCCTGGATTACGCGGAAGAGAACCCAAAGAGATTACGTTAAAAAATCTCTCTAAAATAATTCATGCACGTGTTGTTGAAATCGTAGAACAAGCGTACTTAGAAATTAAGAATTACGGACATGAAGAACAAAAGAAAAAGCTAATTGCAGGCATTGTGTTAACAGGTGGCGGAAGTCAGTTGAATCACTTAAAGCAATTGGTCGAATACATTACGGGAATGGATACGCGAATCGGGTATCCAAACGAACATCTGGCAGGCGATTCAGACCCAGATATGGCGAGTCCGCTATATGCAACCGCTGTCGGATTAGTAATGAATGCTATTGAAAACCAATCAAAATTTGTTGTTGAGGAAGAAGTTGTGGAATCACCTACAGAAACAATTTCAAAAGCTGAATCAGCTACCGAAGACAACACAGAAACAACCAATACCAGTGCTCCAAAACCATCGGAACCCAAAAAAGAACGCAAGTCGATCTTTGAAAAATGGGCCGATAAGTTGAAAGATTTTTTAGATAACGCAGAATAA
- the ftsZ gene encoding cell division protein FtsZ, which translates to MSSNTEFGNISFDLPKNQSNVIKVIGVGGGGSNAINHMFQQGIKGVDFVICNTDSQALQNSPVPNKIQLGVSLTEGLGAGANPDVGEKAALESIDDIGTMLDTNTKMVFITAGMGGGTGTGAAPVIAKLAKDRDILTVGIVTIPFKFEGRMRNTQARVGVEKLRSHVDSLIVINNDKLREVYGNLGFKAGFSKADEVLSTASRGIAEVITHHYTQNIDLRDAKTVLSNSGTAIMGSSNASGANRASEAIMKALDSPLLNDNKISGAKNVLLLIVSGSEEITIDEIGEINDHIQNEAGGSANIIMGVGEDETLEDAISVTIIATGFDVDQQDEIVNTESKKVIHTLEDEQPAVQDLTPKSTAVVTPTIPQKPSEDLKPEAKKVIRHTLVDDTVEFNLIPTTEIIKNMSVIYEEVKATNIQDEFIITNISDEIKDIEVNDPEFVVAQPKEDEENQISFTFDMPLANPAKEETQMQEENITRFDLSEDVSSIEVNDHVEVIPVTEVHDKGVTRYSLDDYMDEESTSEKNSAQAAEDGIVFEKKTVESPADETPTTDTVDPVNCTIEESLKSRTDERKRKLKEFNYKFNNNNVNRIEEIEKQPAYKRAGIELNDAKATDNKASRTSLGTDSNDDMQLRNNNSFLHDNVD; encoded by the coding sequence ATGAGTAGCAACACAGAATTCGGAAACATTTCATTTGATTTACCAAAAAATCAATCAAATGTAATTAAAGTGATCGGTGTAGGTGGCGGTGGAAGTAACGCTATCAACCACATGTTCCAGCAAGGAATAAAAGGTGTAGACTTTGTGATTTGTAATACAGATTCACAAGCACTACAAAACAGTCCCGTGCCTAATAAAATACAATTAGGAGTTTCGTTGACGGAAGGATTGGGCGCAGGAGCCAACCCAGACGTTGGTGAAAAAGCGGCTTTAGAAAGTATTGATGATATTGGTACAATGCTCGATACGAATACGAAAATGGTATTCATTACGGCAGGAATGGGCGGTGGAACTGGAACCGGAGCGGCGCCAGTCATTGCAAAATTAGCCAAAGACAGAGACATATTAACCGTTGGTATTGTAACGATTCCTTTTAAGTTTGAAGGAAGAATGCGAAATACACAAGCGCGTGTTGGTGTGGAAAAATTACGTTCGCATGTAGATTCGCTCATTGTGATCAATAACGATAAACTACGAGAAGTATACGGAAACTTAGGTTTTAAGGCAGGATTCTCCAAAGCAGATGAAGTTTTATCGACAGCTTCAAGAGGAATTGCAGAAGTTATTACGCATCACTACACGCAAAATATTGACTTGCGCGATGCAAAAACGGTGTTATCTAATAGTGGAACCGCCATCATGGGATCTTCGAATGCTTCTGGTGCAAACAGAGCGAGCGAAGCCATTATGAAAGCCTTAGATTCTCCATTATTGAATGACAATAAAATTTCAGGAGCTAAAAACGTACTGTTGCTTATCGTTTCTGGTTCTGAAGAAATCACGATTGATGAAATCGGTGAAATCAACGATCATATTCAAAATGAAGCTGGTGGAAGCGCCAATATCATTATGGGAGTTGGAGAAGATGAAACCTTGGAAGATGCAATTTCGGTAACGATTATCGCCACGGGTTTTGATGTAGATCAGCAGGATGAAATCGTGAATACAGAATCAAAAAAAGTAATTCACACGTTAGAAGATGAACAACCAGCCGTACAAGATTTAACACCAAAATCGACAGCTGTAGTTACTCCAACTATTCCTCAAAAACCTTCAGAAGATCTAAAACCAGAAGCGAAAAAAGTAATTCGTCATACCTTGGTGGATGATACTGTGGAATTCAATTTAATTCCGACGACGGAAATCATCAAAAACATGTCTGTCATTTATGAAGAAGTAAAGGCGACAAATATTCAAGACGAATTCATTATTACGAATATATCGGATGAAATTAAAGACATTGAGGTAAATGATCCGGAATTTGTGGTAGCTCAACCAAAAGAAGATGAAGAGAACCAAATTTCTTTTACTTTTGACATGCCATTAGCAAATCCTGCAAAGGAAGAAACGCAGATGCAAGAGGAAAATATTACACGATTCGATTTGTCGGAAGATGTAAGTTCTATTGAAGTGAATGATCATGTGGAAGTGATTCCTGTGACAGAAGTGCATGACAAAGGTGTTACGCGTTACAGTTTGGACGACTATATGGACGAAGAATCCACTTCTGAAAAAAATAGTGCGCAAGCAGCCGAAGATGGTATAGTTTTTGAAAAGAAAACTGTGGAAAGTCCAGCGGATGAAACTCCAACTACAGATACTGTTGATCCAGTGAATTGTACAATTGAAGAGAGTTTAAAAAGCAGAACGGACGAACGAAAGCGAAAGTTAAAAGAGTTTAATTATAAATTCAATAACAATAATGTCAATCGTATTGAAGAAATTGAGAAGCAACCTGCTTATAAAAGAGCAGGAATTGAGCTCAATGATGCTAAAGCGACAGACAATAAAGCTTCCCGAACCAGTTTAGGTACGGATAGCAATGATGATATGCAACTGAGAAACAATAATTCTTTTTTGCACGATAACGTTGACTAA